A region of Salvelinus alpinus chromosome 24, SLU_Salpinus.1, whole genome shotgun sequence DNA encodes the following proteins:
- the LOC139552208 gene encoding trithorax group protein osa-like has protein sequence MAQAQEERPSEQEKEMGEETFLKDLYLHMKKRDTPIERIPHLGFKLIDLFMMYKTVKSMGGYLQVTTQQLWKQVYNTLGGNPRSTSAATCTRRHYEKLLLAYECHVRGENYMEVLPRHQQKRLHYCSLGEEEECPRTAKRSMTYGALQTSQQQNPHHFLTDSRVRIIPMPAHYHPNYHHLGHPALPPYVHPPLTPGSHPSSHPRPQPPYLPSPQGQTERAKQPLERLRLLANRYKCSSDWNEPLNLSCKKACLESGGQPASSFAPPPSNKSPKFLNTPSPLYPTKEMAKDECCETPEGKSPPERSYLYPLATRDGYVIDLTSSSGGSSRSPTPASSPGMKTESPVPCPLQSSKTSAPSMVHVPRPLKREYPDWPMGERRGESPKHSPGPLNLSCALPSPPRETGGRMEIQIPLALLQDWIKGGLLCGPAGSRPGAPSLHGPTPPEPRERTQTRTDISPTMANHADQVFHSPHRDQDRSSGYLRERSLERYRNLPSPTTTSPTSSHRHPMAPYQISSYKAQLSGSILCNPASRDLYPWEKQENTRRPYHPNPMHPHDLRDRAQPIPLKIHPSSQALEQDDVGPTSLACSPDTSQGMVENSRMALMVDPSSSSLIPLTPEEFMKLKRLISSSS, from the exons ATGGCCCAGGCGCAGGAGGAGAGACCCTCAGAACAGgagaaagagatgggagaggagacctTCCTCAAAGACCTCTATCTGCACATGAAGAAGAGAGATACACCCATAGAGAGAATACCACACCTGGGCTTCAAACTGA TCGATCTGTTCATGATGTACAAGACTGTGAAAAGCATGGGCGGCTACCTCCAG GTAACGACCCAGCAGCTGTGGAAGCAAGTATACAACACCCTGGGAGGAAACCCCAGAAGCACCAGTGCAGCCACCTGCACCCGTAGACACTATGAGAA GCTGCTTCTGGCATATGAGTGTCACGTAAGAGGAGAAAACTACATGGAGGTCCTGCCACGGCACCAGCAGAAACGTTTACATTACTGTAGTCtcggtgaggaggaagagtgcCCCAGGACAGCCAAACGTAGCATGACATATGGCGCTCTCCAGACCTCCCAGCAACAG AACCCCCATCATTTCCTGACAGACTCCAGAGTGAGGATCATCCCTATGCCTGCACACTACCATCCAAACTATCACCACCTTGGCCACCCCGCTCTGCCCCCCTATGTCCACCCACCTCTGACCCCCGGCAGCCATCCcagcagccaccccagaccccaACCCCCATATCTCCCCTCCCCTCAAGGGCAGACAGAAAGGGCCAAGCAGCCTCTGGAGCGCTTGCGCCTCCTGGCCAACCGGTACAAGTGCTCCTCAGACTGGAATGAGCCACTCAACCTCAGTTGCAAGAAAGCTTGCCTAGAGTCAGGCGGTCAGCCTGCTTCGTCCTTTGCCCCTCCTCCCTCCAACAAATCCCCAAAGTTTTTGAATACGCCCTCACCGCTTTACCCCACGAAGGAGATGGCTAAAGACGAGTGCTGTGAGACGCCGGAGGGGAAGTCACCCCCCGAGAGATCCTACCTCTACCCCTTGGCAACCAGAGATGGCTATGTCATCGACCTCACTTCCTCCTCTGGCGGTTCCTCCCGCAGCCCGACTCCAGCCTCCAGCCCAGGCATGAAGACGGAATCACCCGTCCCCTGTCCACTGCAGAGTAGCAAGACCAGCGCCCCCTCCATGGTCCACGTCCCTAGACCCCTGAAGAGAGAATACCCAGATTGGCccatgggggagaggaggggagaaagccCCAAGCACAGTCCGGGGCCTCTCAATCTCAGCTGCGCTCTGCCCAGTCCCcccagagagacagggggaaggaTGGAGATCCAGATCCCGCTGGCGCTGCTCCAAGACTGGATAAAAGGAGGCCTGCTGTGTGGGCCTGCTGGTTCCCGGCCTGGGGCTCCATCCCTGCATGGTCCAACACCACCAGAGCCAAGGGAGAGGACACAGACCAGAACAGACATCTCCCCCACCATGGCAAACCATGCTGACCAGGTCTTCCACAGCCCTcacagagaccaggacaggagCTCTGGGTATCTGAGGGAGAGAAGTCTGGAGAGGTACAGGAACCTGCCTAGccccaccaccacctcccctACTTCCAGTCACCGCCACCCCATGGCGCCCTACCAGATCTCCAGCTACAAGGCTCAGCTGTCAGGGAGCATCTTATGTAACCCGGCCAGCAGGGACTTGTACCCCTGGGAGAAACAGGAGAACACCAGGAGGCCCTACCACCCAAATCCAATGCACCCCCATGATCTACGGGACAGAGCCCAGCCAATCCCCTTGAAGATCCACCCCAGCAGTCAGGCTCTGGAGCAGGATGATGTAGGCCCCACATCCCTAGCCTGTAGTCCAGACACATCCCAGGGAATGGTGGAAAACTCTAGGATGGCATTGATGGTGGacccctcatcttcctctctaaTACCACTGACACCTGAGGAGTTCATGAAGTTAAAGAGGCTCATCTCGAGCTCCTCGTGA